TCTCTGCTCCCTCgtcctcgcctccaccctccattgtCTTTGGGACACGTGTGTCGACACGTGTTGACAAATCCGACACTCAACGCATGTTAGAGCGTATTGACGTGTCCAATACGCTCTAACatgtgtcggacacgacacggaagcacaTATAACGTATCCGTGCTTCATAGATAATAATAGATTGAATGCAAGAACCATGAGTTTTTCCCTAAGATTAGTCATTTCACAAGCAACATTGGTTATTATATTTGGTGCATGTTCAAGATAGGATATAAAGGGAACATAAATCGAATAAAATTATCCTACAAAGAGGTGGGATAAATGTGAATatgaattctaatatttttttctcaaataacaaatttcttaaaattaacaaattaaaattatagttcaatataaataatacttgaattctaataaaagaaattcaaaataaaaaatataaaattttagttttttaacttaatcttatttttatttttatattcaaatttatttctattttataaaataaattcaatatatgaatatatttattacatatattaggtgttttagtattttaggtaaattagtacaattttctatttaataagattttattagagaatgacggaaagagaagaaagaaattaaaaataatttaattaataaagaaaggaaaataaaataaaaataaaatagactaGAGTGTCGTGAGAGATTTTTACTATATCTCTTcgtaaaatttgtgattcataTAGGCGTCTCTAtaccataatatatatatatataatatgatgtgaatatacccaattttattattataatcatcAAACAATTGATAGGATATAGTAAAATCCTTTGCATTTCATATCCTTTCTTATTTAGTCATACCCTAGTTAAAAATCCGGACGACTAAATGTAACTATTATGTTTCCAAGCTCACTTTTATATTAAATGGGAAATTGATGAGATTTAGCAAGCAAATCCCACTTGTGTGCTTTATtcctttttaagaaaatgatgggaaaaagggaaaggtgaaaaataagaaagaaaataaaaataaattatataagtACCTTACTAGAAGAATCgtcaattttatataaataacaATGAGCTAAATATTTTATAGATAAATAattctaaatagaaatttttggaaGCAAATGAACGCGAGACTTCATCTCTTGGATTTGAGTCTTTACATCAAGAAAAGTTTAAGGTTGCGTTTCGTTGTTCAGATTTGAATTGGGATAAAATAGCATAAGGTTGGACTAAAAATCCTCTAATGCTATTCAAGAATCCTATTATATGTTTGGTGCAATTCAAGataggataatttttttttttgaaaatttcacttGCCCAGCACAATCTCCCTTTATATCCATAACTCACTTTAGTATAGGATGAAAATACTTATTATGTGAAATTATTACTAAGAGAAGAGATTACTCTCACAAACAATTTGTACTTTTTGCTCTtactaaataatatatatattctcatgatcaattttgttatttcaatcTGGTTCTTCGCTAGGAAATGAGATTCGAACTGTTTATTCccaattctaaaaattcaaaactaggcACCATCCCTCTCCTGGTTGAGTAACCTCTTCTCCTTAATGCATAAAGACATGGAAACATATTATGCTAAAGATGTAAtagggaaattttcaaataagggtgtGAAGtaaatattgtttcaaataaaggtctaaAATATTATCATATTCTTAAATAAGAGAATGAAGTACCAAATTAGTCTTAAAGAAGGGTTTGACCTTACAACTGAATTGAAGGtatttttatcatttactttttttagagaaatttctttccttttttgtttttctattttttcctcaTCCGAACTGTGCGAGGGCCATGGCCCTCCCTACCTTTGGGCGAGGGCCTACAGCCCTTGACTAAGCTTGGGCTAGGGCCAatgacccttgcctagatttgggagGGAGTTGGGTTTCTCTCTCGATTTTGGCAAGGGTCATTGGCTCTCATTAGTACACTGGCGATCTCGTCAGCCATGGCTGTTGCCCCATTGGCATTAGGGCGATAGCCATAAGTGGGAGGGCTGGTCTGAGTCCTCTtgcctttatttatttatttattattgtttgtgttgttttttttttgaagttttaactttttttttctttttatggaaataaagacaatagaaaaaggaaaaacaaaaagaaaataattaaagatgGTAAATAACTAAAATGCCCTCAATTGGTTGGAGaggtcaaattattttttaagactGACATGACACTTAAacaattatttgaaaataagatatatttacagcttttattaagaaaatgatgatactttggattattatttaaaataaagtttactttaaatctttatttaggaaaaataataCATCTTAGGTCTTTATTTAGAATATTTCTCAAGACAGCACGACCGTGTGCCTCATCGATGCTTGTCTCGTGGGCTGATTGATGCTATTGCTGGCTTCTTTCcatattttttctttacctttgcccatatatatttctttgcatTGGATTTGCCTTGAAAAGTCACGACGTGTTTAGAGGAACGGGAAAATGAGGGACCACAATCGTGTTTTACGCTTTCACGTGTTCTGACATTTTGTGTGGGGTTGGTTCCAATTAATATGGAGTTACGAGGAGAATCCACTACTCGAGGACTGTCCCAGGACAAGTGAGCCTTTTTATTTAGGTcaaactatcatctgtacgttTCTCCTTGGAAATGAACTTTTTTCGGTTTATAAAACAGTAGGAAAATTTTGGGATGATCTTACATATTAACGTTCGAAAAATTGCTTTTGTTGCATTGGATAATTGTGTGCATAGGATAAGTGATTGCGTGAGAAAGTAGATGGATTGGAAAATTAATAGTGTTAGACTccgtttgtttcgtgaaaactattttgattattttcgGTGATTGGATCGTTTGGGAAaataagtcaataaaaaatattttaccacTAAGCTTAAATttcggaaaatgattttcttttttaaaaattgataatcattttttaaaatacaacTAGTTTTTGAACTTAAAACTCTACATTAAGACACATGAATCCCATCACTTAATAGCGAGGCCAAATCCCGACGCAAAGACTTAGGTCCATCGAGGCCATAAAACACTGAGTTAGACCCCCGCATCTCGATTTATCAATGCCGGGAGCTGGTGCCAGGGATTGAGGTTGAGCCTCCATGGGTTTAGGCATGGGCACCAAGATCTCGAGTTTGACCTCAATGGATTTGGGTCTCGGGCACTAGCTTCAGGGTCCGGCCTCAACGGACCTAGGCCCAGGCACCGGCAAGGGCACTGGAGTCCCAGCTCGGCGTAGGTTGACCAGGCCCCGGGCGATGGGGTTCCGGTCCACGCGCGTGCGCATGGGAACATTGGGAAGAACGGGAAGAACTGACCTTTTAGCTTAAAATACACAAATTCATACTTCAGCATATTTGCTTTCGTCGTGCCACGCGTGCGCGCGCGGTTCGGACGGGCAAAGCCGGGGCGTGTAAGAAGAAAGCGAACCCGATCTCGCGAGGAAAGAAGTGGATGAAGAAGTGACAGAAGCTTTACTGGTCATCGATAAAGGAACAGAGGCTCTCCTTTTCACGTCAAGTCGTCAGCTCAGCGTCAATCTCGGATCACGACAAGTTTCATTTGCTCCGCGGTTTTCGcgttctctctcccttcttcatcttcttccttcgtcCTTCTTCTTCGCATCTCGACTTCTCGCAAGTCAACTGAACTGACACTCTCGCCCGCGCGCGCGCGCAATCCGAGGCggcttcttccttccttcctcctccgtCGGCATGACGATCTCGTCCTTCTTGAAGAGAGCTTCGGGCTACCTCCATGGCCACCCCGCTGGCTTCAAGGCTTTGGTTCTCGTCACTCTCAGGTACACCCCCCTGCCACGCCCCCCGCCCcctctccattttttttccctcttcgtCGTCCCCTGCATtccccgtcgccgtcgccgtcgccgtcgtcgcctTCTCTCTGTGTTTCTGAGCTCTTGACCGAGTCCGGTCGCGTTCGTTGACTCGCTGGAGCTCTTTAGTTGGGCACCGCGTTTGTTGGAGGTGGCTTGAACGCGTGGCGAGCGCGAGCTGAAGTTCGTGATCTCGAAACTAGCCGATGTTTGAAGCTTCTCAGTTATATGACCGCGATCGGTGCACCTGGTTACGTGAGAAGACCAAGCGAGGTTCCGAATTTTGGGGTTTCTATTGTTGAGAGTGGAAAGTGAGAGTTGATAGTCCGTCGACTGTGATTTGGTGGGTTTTCCGGCATTGATCGTCTGCTTCTTTATTACGATAAAACAGAAGCAGGGTATGTTTTGGATTTGCTAGGCGCAATCTATTTTGGTGTCTTGGATGCTCAGATCGTAAGCTTGAAAATGTGTGATCGTGCAGATCGTAAGCATGAAAATGTTAGCATCTTTTTGCAGCATCCTTTTCGTGGGTGCATATGTCCCTGTAAGCAGTATATTATTTAGTATGGTTGATCTTGCAAGCGCTACCGAGTCATCAAGATAAGATCTCATCACAGTGAATTcccttttcttaatttattgcAGTTTTCTTTTACTGTTGATGAATTTCTATCACTTCCATGACTTTCTTAATCTTGTGTAAATGTGATGAATCTTCGTATTTTTTGGTGGATAACGCAATGTGCTTCTTGTTTGACCAATTACAGCATATTGTGACAATGTGTATCCTGTCATGTGAATTTTTGCAGTAGCGGGAGTTTAATAGCTTATTCAGATTCTCAGTCAGAGACTGATCGAGTTGGTCTTGGACCAAATCAGAAggagcaaaagaagaagaaagtggtGGTGCTTGGAACTGGATGGGCCGGCACTAGTTTCCTCAAGGATATCGATATTTCATCATACGAAGTTCAGGTTGTTTCACCCAggaattattttgcatttacaCCTCTGTTACCTAGTGTCACATGCGGAACAGTTGAAGCACGGAGTATTGTAGAGCCAGTTCGAAATATAATAAAGAAGGTAATTTATTGTGCTCAAAGCctcagatttttcatttttgctaCCGTTGTTATTGACCATatagaattgcatttttaaGCTTCACTCTGCTATGCAAGTTAGTATGGAAAAAAAGTACTTAAGTTGCTGTCTAGATTGATATTTATGGTAAAGAAACAAGGATATATTGATTGCCATTCTGTAGTATTATCTAGTCACTAATTGCTTCTTGAATGCATAAAGAACAGTCAATTTTTCATGGTTCACATGCcagaaagaaaacaaatcttATGCTACAGTGACATAATATGATGCttacttgattattttcatgtaTGGGTTGGGCTTAATAATTAAAATAGCTCACTCGGTCATTTTGTTGGATGTGTCAATTCTAAAATTTCGTCAAGGTCTTGAAACTAGTTCAAAATGCTATAGCTAGATCACATTGACTCTTATTCTTCTCATATTTTTGAAGTTGCGATTCCTGCATATATCGGATGTCAACCCAGTTTCATGAGGATTGCCTGAAACAATCTTATagcaaccatttttttttttttgcttttgataaacCAGGACAAAAGGATTGTTTACTTTGTAAAATTGGTGAATCAGACTAAACTTGATATTTGCCCCTGCTTCAGCAATACACACTTTCAGTCATCTCAAGTAGATATTATTTAtggtatttgatttttagttagTCTTACTATTAGATAAAATAAGACTATTGCCATTCATCATGTAGATACACTGGAAAAAGTCTATTATGGAGTAGAGGGATATCTTATGATTTTATCTTTATTCTGGGGTCTATCACAGTGATATTGGGTGCAACTTAGATGAGGTATATGAAATGCTGATACTCGATTCTACTACATTAGGGTTGGTGAAAGGAATGCCTTGTTGCAGTTATTTCTAGTCATTAACGGATACATGTCATTTAGATCCAGCACCACTAGTGATCCCATTTTTCTTGCAGACGTTTTTATTTTCTGTCTTTCTGACGACATCCATACTAGGATGCCTTATCCTCCacctcttgattatttcttattgctcttttcctctgtttttttctgTTCTATATCAGCTATTCTTTGGGGTCTTCATTTGGTCCCACTGGCTTTGTTCTTGGATACTTAACATATTTTTGTCATATGCCTTACTATCAGAGAAATGGAGAGATTCAGTTTTTTGAAGCTGAATGTCTGAAGATTGATGCCACAAATAATCAAGTTCTATGTTGCTCTAATCTGGACCAAAACTTGGGAGGAAATAGGGAATTCTCCCTGGAATATGATTACTTGGTTATAGCAGTTGGAGCACGAGTAAATACTTTTAACACCCCTGGTGTAAGGGAGAACTGTTACTTTCTGAAGGTTCGTAAGTTTTCTGTTGTTGCAGAAATATTATTTGCTTCTTAAATTGCAATGCTTGCAGGTGGTTTTAGCAGATCATTTTTCTGTTGGTCCTCATTTTGTAGGTTTTGGGCTTTCAATGCTTTAATGGGTATTTAGTGCATGTCATGCAGGAAGTGGAGGATGCACAGAAGATCCGTGCTAGTGTAATAGATAGTTTCGAGAGGGCCGTCCTTCCAGGCTTgagtgaagaagagagaaaaacgcATCTTCATTTTGTGATTGTCGGGGGAGGTCCCACAGGTGTTGAATTTGCTGCGGAGTTGCATGACTTCGTACAAGAAGATCTAGTAACCATCTATCCGATGGTCAAAGATCTAGTTCGGATAACACTGATCCAATCAGGAGATCACATCCTAAACACGTAAGGAAATTTCActgcattatttttctataatGTTTTTGAATCATGCTCAAAGTATTCAAACTATTCTGAAACCCATGGATGCAGTCAGTGTCAGGTCAAGACAACACGATCTTTTGGATTTGGAGTTGCATCAAGGAGAATTTTTGATCTGTCAAACATGAAAAAAGCCTGAAATTTTTAAGGGCTGCTGCTCTATTTGAACTATTTATTGTGCACATGCTATATCAAACATCCACGAAGTCAAAGTGTCAAACAGGAATGACCATCAAAATTTCTAACTTTGCGGtttgcttttgttttcaattaagcTTGTATGTTTTTCCATGTTTTTCCAGCTGAATGCAATGTGTTTGAACTCCATTATTGTCCCTCTGTCATGTTAATCGCTAGCAAATTGTTTAGCTTGTTAACTTGGATAATGAAGAATAACAGAAGGCAGGACTGTTTGATGTGTTCTCTCCCTTTTTCCATCCTATCATTACAGTGAAAGGTCTGTCCAGTATTGTGGTGATCTCAGCTCAAATTGTGTTTTCTCCTTAAATATGCTTTTCATATGGTACAAAAATTTAGTTAAGATGCTTGTGTAGGAGCCATATGCAGATTGAAATTTATTAGTGTAGGAGCCATATGCAGATTGAAATTTATTAAtgggaacataaattttgagaGCTACGGAATATGGACTCCTGCCACTTCAGAGGTATGGAAAATTGTGTCAGGATGATatatcaataaagtttaatttgtGAATTTGGAGTGTATGCGCCACAAGTTTGGAAGGTGATACTTTGTGGTGGACGGTCAGAGTACCAATGTTTGAAGAGGCCGAAAAATTTTGCCTTTTATACATGTGGTAATTGGGGTTGGCATCTATGAGTAATTTGTAAGAAacgcaatttttatttatgaaagttgaaatgtttgttttgttttgttttttttttcaaattctcaGGTATGATGAAAGAATCAGTTCATTTGCTGAGCAGAAGTTCCGAAGGGATGGCATTGATGTCCGTACTGGTTGTCGAGTTCTTGGGGTTTCAGAAAAGTCGCTTTCTGTGAAGGTGAAATCCCATGGAGAGGTTTACTCGATTCCTCATGGATTGGTTGTTTGGTCAACTGGTGTAGGGACTCGTCCAGTAGTGAGCGACTTCATGGAGCAAGTTGGTCAGGTTTGTGACATACTGCCACGCATGCATGAAATGGACTCTAAGAAACCGTGACACTGAACGTGCAGGATTATATCTATTGCCTTAGTGCCCTCAACCTACGGCTACACATTGTTTCCTTCTCTTGCCATGTCTCAACTACTGATATGCTGTATCATTGTTCTTAGCAGAATGATTTGAGATTTTGCTCAATCTGCAGGGTGATAGACGAGCTCTTGCAACTAATGAATGGCTACGGGTGAAGGGCACTGAAAATGTTTACGCCCTAGGTGATTGTGCTACAATAGACCAACGTAAAATAATGGTATATTTTTAACTGATGTCTGTTTTATCGTATGTTCATATGGCTGGATGTGTCGGTGTCTGTCAGTTAGCAGTACTTACACTTAAAAGTAACATATCTCAGTCATTCCCGTCCAACTCACCGGGAGATTGAAGAGCAGTTTGTGCTTTGCGGCCCCGCCCCCAACACTTGAAAGTAACATATCTCAGTCATTCACATGAATGGCCTCATTTTGGAACTTGCATGAAAATGCTTCTCATGTGAAACATCAGATTGGTTAATGTCTTTGGAAGTTTATTTTCAGTTCGTATTAATTGACCACATTATGTCATGCATGGGTTTCTTGATTAGAACGTGGTTCCCCTTTGAAAGAGCATCTCGATCCTGTCCCATTTATCTTATTCTTCTCTAGCGGATATACATGATAAGTTGCCTATCTCTGACATGTAGCTTGAACATACTTGGTGAAATATATGTATTTATCTTCCGCAATGTGATGTGGCTGTCGTATGGCACCAAATAGTGCTGATCATTATTACTAGCTTAAATAAAGCAAAGCTGCATTTTACAAACTCTAATTTTCTACTGATGGTAATATTGACCTTAGAGATGGTATTTATCATCATTGTACTCTTGTTTTCTCCTTCTAATTTGTGATTACTACATTTGATATACTCAGGAGGACATCTTGAGCATATTCAAGGCTGCAGACCAGGATAACTCTGGCACTTTAACTGTcagtgaatttcaagatgttgtGGATGATATCCTCATACGGTATCCCCAAGTGGAAGTATACTTGAAGAGCAAGCATTTGAAGGATGTAACAGATCTGCTGAGAGATCCAGAAggcaatgagagagagagtgtagaTATTGAAGAATTCAAATCAGCCCTTTGTCATGTGGATTCACAGGCGAAGAGTTTGCCAGCCACTGCTCAGGTGATAGTTTTGGAAGTCTCTTTCAAGTAAAAATTTGCTGTGGCTTCTTTCTTGCCACCATCATAGAATCATCTAATGCTTTCCTTTCCAGGTCGCTGCTCAACAAGGAGCTTATCTTTCAAGGTGCTTCAACCGGAGACAGCAGTGTCATGAACTTCCTGAAGGTCCAAGACGTTTTACTGGTGTCGGGCAGCATCGATTTCGTCCTTTTCggtattttacattttcacTATGTTTATCGTTTTTCATCGATGGGAATTATAGATGAgtttgctatatatatattgacgtatatatatttgtttccttTCCACTCCCGACAACTGATTTCTTTTTATGTGGCCAAAAAGGTACAAGCATTTTGGATCGTTTGCTCCTTTGGGAGGAGAGCAAGCTGCTGCTGAACTTCCCGGAGACTGGGTATCTATGGGTCATAGTACTCAATGGCTCTGGTATTCTGTATATGCGAGGTGCAAAATCCCTTCATACATTGctaaaaatatcatttgatgTTTTGTGTTGCGACATTTAaagcttttccctttttcttcagCAAGCAAGTAAGCTGGCGCACACGGGTGTTGGTTGTATTCGATTGGACACGAAGATTTGTTTTTGGAAGAGACTCGAGCCGTATTTGAGGCGACGAATGAGACGTGTAAATAATGTTGAGGACCAAAGGAATGTCGCTGTTGGACATGGAAGGCTgcttttggcttcttcttccAGGTGTGATTGGCCATGTAATCTTCTGTCTTTCTGCAAGTCAGTGGGAGGTGAAATCATTGCCCTTTAAATCATGTCATGTAGTATGTAGATCAAAAGTATGTTGTGATGTTGCCGAAAAGTTTAGTTGAATGCTCTCGGGCAAAGGTGCTCATCGTGTTTGCGAAA
Above is a window of Eucalyptus grandis isolate ANBG69807.140 chromosome 9, ASM1654582v1, whole genome shotgun sequence DNA encoding:
- the LOC104424856 gene encoding external alternative NAD(P)H-ubiquinone oxidoreductase B1, mitochondrial, encoding MTISSFLKRASGYLHGHPAGFKALVLVTLSSGSLIAYSDSQSETDRVGLGPNQKEQKKKKVVVLGTGWAGTSFLKDIDISSYEVQVVSPRNYFAFTPLLPSVTCGTVEARSIVEPVRNIIKKRNGEIQFFEAECLKIDATNNQVLCCSNLDQNLGGNREFSLEYDYLVIAVGARVNTFNTPGVRENCYFLKEVEDAQKIRASVIDSFERAVLPGLSEEERKTHLHFVIVGGGPTGVEFAAELHDFVQEDLVTIYPMVKDLVRITLIQSGDHILNTYDERISSFAEQKFRRDGIDVRTGCRVLGVSEKSLSVKVKSHGEVYSIPHGLVVWSTGVGTRPVVSDFMEQVGQGDRRALATNEWLRVKGTENVYALGDCATIDQRKIMEDILSIFKAADQDNSGTLTVSEFQDVVDDILIRYPQVEVYLKSKHLKDVTDLLRDPEGNERESVDIEEFKSALCHVDSQAKSLPATAQVAAQQGAYLSRCFNRRQQCHELPEGPRRFTGVGQHRFRPFRYKHFGSFAPLGGEQAAAELPGDWVSMGHSTQWLWYSVYASKQVSWRTRVLVVFDWTRRFVFGRDSSRI